A genomic stretch from Arachis stenosperma cultivar V10309 chromosome 3, arast.V10309.gnm1.PFL2, whole genome shotgun sequence includes:
- the LOC130966019 gene encoding uncharacterized protein LOC130966019 gives MAKTPKEADELIEMVSNNQYMYTSERNPANIGTTQNRRGMEEAVPKEEDVAEDLKGKKAQEEIGSVFVHTPIVIKESKVQHLQNVQEETKDEQLAQFLAVFKKLQINILFAEVLEKKPPYMACLKNVFSEKKALKRDETIMLTKECSALLQKKLPQKLLDPRSFLIPCTIGTITFEKALCNLRSSINLSPLSVMKKLGIQEAQPIRISLEMVDKILK, from the exons ATGGCCAAGACGCCTAAGGAGGCAGATGAGCTTATTGAGATGGTTTCTAACAACCAGtacatgtacacttctgagaggaaccCTGCAAATATTGGGACCACTCAAAATAGAAGAGGCATGGAG GAGGCCGTGCCTAAGGAGGAGGATGTTGCTGAGGATTTGAAGGGGAAAAAGGCCCAAGAGGAGATTGGCAGTGTATTTGTACACACCCCAATAGTGATAAAAGAGTCTAAAGTACAACACCTTCAGAACGTGCAAGAGGAGACCAAGGATGAACAACTTGCTCAATTCTTGGCAGTCTTCAAGaagttacaaatcaatattcTTTTTGCTGAGGTGTTGGAGAAAAAGCCTCCCTATATGGCTTGTTTAAAAAATGTATTCTCTGAGAAAAAGGCCCTGAAGAGAGATGAAACCATAATGTTGACCAAGGAATGTAGTGCACTACTGCAAAAGAAGCTACCTCAGAAATTGCTAGATCCCAGAAGCTTCCTAATTCCCTGTACTATAGGGACCATCACATTTGAGAAGGCACTATGCAACCTTAGATCAAGTATAAATCTGtcgcctctctctgtaatgaagAAACTGGGGATCCAAGAGGCGCAGCCCATAAggatctcactagagatggtagacaagATTCTGAAGTGA